Below is a genomic region from Alosa alosa isolate M-15738 ecotype Scorff River chromosome 24, AALO_Geno_1.1, whole genome shotgun sequence.
ATTTCAGCTCGAAGCACAAGGAGTTAAATGCTCCATTGCAATGGGTTTGGTTGATTCCTGTAACCAGACATACTAATAAACTGCACTCTACCAGAACAGTAAGTTTGAAGAACAGTAAGTTTGATCTGCTCCAATCCCAATGAAGAATTAGAAATGTGTGGTAAGCACCTCTTCACCCAGTGGATTGTAGAGGGGTTTTAATATGTAGTATAACAGTATAACAGTCTATTTCAACTCAAAGGCTGCATTACATACGCCTACAGCTGCACTGTCAATGGATTGTTTTCATGTgcttctccttttttctccaaACACCCTTTTGGTGATTATGGCCAAATAGTATTTTAATTTAATCTTTTTTCAGCTTTTATTGTCAAAGCGCTTCTGGCTTTTCTAGATTCCGCATATAAATTACATGAATGTAATCACAAGTGAACAGGGAGAGCATACATGTTATCAGACAGAGGATGCGTGCGCTCAGAGGGGAATTCCATCAGGTGCTTGATCTAAGGGAGCACGGTTGCAGCTCAGAccttagtttgtgtgtgtgtgtgtggtggggggagcCTATAGAGAGTGGTACGCCAGGGAGGGCAAAGACTGGAGAGAGGTGACacgtggggagggggggtggggtgataACATGTCATCTTTTAATCCGTAGTGTTTCCCTTTGTTAAAGAGAAAAagcaagagaggagggagggaggagtggatTGGTGGAAAGGAGTAAGAGGAAAACAGACTGCTCACTAATCTCCAAATATGATGGCATGATTCGGATTGGATTGgaatggtgggggggggggtcatgaatGTACAGCCTGATCTCGCTCTGTAGAGTTAGGGTCACCAAGGGCACATCTGCCTGGCAACCAGGGAATgtcacaacaacatcaacaacaacaaaagcagAAGTGGTGGTGGCAGGGGAGGCCACTCTCGCTCTctaggaaaacaaaaacaaaatttaAATTAGATTCATCACACCATAGGGATGTGGGGGAGGGTAGACCTacgtgttttctttctttcagacAGGTTATCTTACACAAAGGGAAGTGATTTATTTCAAGTTGATTGTAATGTTATGTAAGCTAGCCTATTTCATCTTAACCTTTTAACCAAAGTATTGGACAAAATGTGTCGATGACCaccgtgttttttttaatgtattagtATTAAGTTTATTCATTCTAGCTAGGCCTCATCTAGGCAATAAGTTCATTTGAAATGAATAAGTTCATTTGAAATGTGTTTTCTAATTACGAATAATTTGCCATTTCTTGAGCTATTAGACCATTGGCAAGTGTCATATCATCCGTCTTGGAAACAGCTGAGGCAAAAACAGCCAGTCTTAAAGCCGCCCGTTCGAATAAGGAACGCGCTAACCTAGTGTCAGCAGCAGAGAGCGGGCTATCGCACGTCCCCTTTAAAACATGAATTATGTGATTAtatacccccaccccctcaaatTCATTCTCCCTCCTTGGCAGAACGCATTGTTCTCGCGCAGAAAAGCCACGCAAGGCAGTCTCCGCTCGCTGGGGAGAAAAGCGTTAATCCGTGAGTCAAAAAACCGAAACGGCAGTTCCAGACACATTGAGCACGCATCTGTTAAAGGCGGACAGGACTAAAGAAGACATCAAGCGGGCCTTTTCAATAGCGAGGAACGATGCTATGACCGTGAATCCCCCCCGCGCTGGTCTGGAGGCACGGGGGAACACTGATACCGGGAAAGCGAGCCCGCAGTGTGTGACAACACGAGCGGACAGGCTGGCGGAAGCGCCGGTCAGCAGTGAGTAAAAACTTGGGGACCGGGAGATGAGTGGACGGGCGGTGTCTGTCTCGGACCCCTTTGAACGGGACAGATCTAGAAACGGGAACTGTCACTAGTCTACAACCATAATGTCATCATCTCATTGACACCAGCAGCTGGTAGCGTGCCGAATAGCCAAGATAATGACGAATCGTCACGAATGATTTAATTTTTAACGTTAGCCGTGGTCCTACCAATTTGAAGGAAATTGTTTATGACAAGAATCTATTTTGCCAAAAGGATATCTCTTGGCCTCGGTCTTCGAAAATAGCTGACCATATTCTGAAATGGGATGGTGATGGGGAGTTTTttagtataggctaccctatgCCTACTGAAGTGGAGAAGGCAGTGGGCTATTGGTATAGCCAATCTTTTGTGAGTGCCCGTCTCTTTCGGCACAGCTGTCTGCTATTTTAGCTCGCTCTGTCGTGCCTGCACACCCGCATAATCAAATCAAGCCTGTAACATATGTTTGGAAATTAATGTCATATCTGAGCCAGAGGTGTAGGCCTAGTGGTGGTATATTGATACTAGGCTCCCTGTTGGCTTCGCCTGGCTAAGTAGATCCATGTTAGTTGTTAATGATGGATAGCAAATCATTTCAAGTCGAACCCCTTAATAGAGTAGCCTAATCAAGCATGTGAAAAGAGTGACGTTGTTGCCGGGCTTGGGTTTTGACTGGGATAATCTGTTCTCTCCATTACCATCCCCTTTATGTTTGATGTCTGTCAGAAGGAATATAACCGCCACGCTCTTGTATCGCCGGCTTCTCGCCCGCGGCTAGACGCGTGTATGGCCCAAATTCAGCCAATGGCAATGTGGTCGAAAAGAGAGGTAGCCTACTGTCAATCATCCTTCCGAtgattttattttctgtttgtagAGACACTGTGCGCAATACGCGCAAGAAGTGTGTCAAATCCTTTGCACGATTTGGAAAAGCCTGCTACTGTTTAATGCACCCAGTCACACACATCGAAAATGGTAGATAGTCAAGGCTAACTGTCGTTATGCTGTGGTCATCAATTGTCACGGGATAGTGTGACACCTGAAATAGTTCCCAGGAGAGCCTATATTGATTGAGACGGACAGTGCGCGGGGGTGTTGTCGTTTCCCTGCTTTGACTGACAGCGAGAGCGAGCTCTTTGTGCATCTGCGGCGGATCTCTTGCCCTACATTTCTGTTCTCGCTCGCTCCATCCCGGCTCCTCGCCTTTTGTTAGGTCCTGCCTTGACCACCCGGCCGGTTTCTACCGCTTGCCTGCGTGTTGCGTAGGATTGCGTTGGCTGCGCCGAATAGCATTTGACGCGCCGGGTTGCTTCTTCAGCCGCTTCCGTGCGTCGCGGGGGTTGGGTGATAAAGGAACGTCGACACCCTCAAAACAAACGAGCGCATATTTTGACACCCCCTTATAGTCTAGTCCGACATATGGATTCATGCCGTCAGTAATGATAGGGCAGTTTCCCCCAATAAACTGAGTCATAAAGCTTGAGCAAATATAACAAAGAAAAGGGGGTTGAGTCTAGCTATGCGCAAATTTACGAAAttgacacaaaaaaaacatctgcaGACCACACCCCAACCTACACAATACAACCTTACCCTTTCTGTCTAGGCATCTGTCCCATTGTGGTCCCTTGACCAAAATACCCTTGCCTGCCTCACACCTTCCTTACCCTCCTCTTTtgatctctcttcctctcatgcACACAAAGACTTTCTTTTGATGTGTTTACGTCAGTCTCTCCAAAAGCTTGATTACACGCTACTCTGAGGCATTTGACATTGGTAAAGTAATACAGTGTCCTGTGTTCTGAGTCTCCAGAGTTAACCACTTTACGATGGTGGAATTTACTTAATTTTTGAAGGGGtaggcagtggtagtgtagtggttaaggggctagactagcatgcagtagtctgaaagttgtgggttcaattcacAGCTTCCACCgttatgcccttgagcaaggcacgtAACCCTAAGTttctctggggacaatgtaatcccttgtaatgtACCGGTCGGTGacataagtcactttggacaacagtgtctgctaaatgaataaattaagTAATACTGAATTCATAGCAGATTGTGGATATGTGGGCATTTTTAAGTGAACATTTAGAATTTGAGTAATCTCACTTAACCCAACAGATTTGATCTCCTAACTTCTTTGTACATCTGTCTTACCTAAGTTACCTGACTTGGGTATCTTATTACCTGTCTAtatcaagaggggtctaaaggcatatctgttcaacatgcacttagtttattacgcgttatggtttgtatattatagtatttattttagtatttcattaggctattaatTGAAtttacattgttgtttattattgcttccctcaactcacacacaaacacatccccaCATACTCATCTTTGCTTTTCTCTTATGTGTTGTGCAGGCGGTgaggcgcgtgtgtgtgtaggggagtgATGGCCCCTCGGCCGTCCTCGGGGGAGCTATGGGGTCTCCACCTCATGCCCCCACGCATCCTGGTGGACTGTTGCCTGCCCAACGGTATGCTGGTCAGCCTCGAGTGCCTGCGCGAGGCGCCACTGCTCACCATCAAGCAGCAGCTGTTCGCCGAGGCCCGCAAATACCCGCTCTACCACCTGCTGCAGGTAGAGCAAGACGacaacaccacagcacacatgcacgtatacacacatgcaaacacacatggaaacaACCAGAAACAACAGAAATGCAACAGAAATGATATATCTTCAACAAAGCTGTGTTCCAATGACTGATGTCTTTGGAAACATATGGACCCTTAGTAACACAGTTTCCCATTGTCTGGACAGGAGGAGTCATGCTACATCTTTGTGGGTGTGACCcaggaggctgagagagaggagttttATGATGAGACGCGTCGTCTGTGTGACCTGCGGCTTTTTCAGCCCCTTCTCAAAGTCATCGAGCCAATAGGCAATCGAGAGGAAAAGATCCTTCAATCGCGAGAtcggtgtgtttgtgattgtgtgcgtgtgtgtgttgtgtgtaggcACTCAAGAATTTGTAGTACTGTTCACCTAAACTGTCTGAGAATACATCTCCTCTCTCCGTGTCTACACTATTGTGCAAGTTTGTCAGCATATCTAGCTGTGTTGCCATTGGCAACATGTCTAACTGTATAgcaacacactacacaaacTCCTTAGTATATTTCTGTGCCAATGTGTCTGTCCATGTGTTTGTATCttgtccatgtgtttgtgtgtgttggtacatTTGTCGTAACCCATAGTGCCTATtacgtttgtttttgtttgttgctgaAACTTTCCCTATTTTTTATCCCATTTTCTTGGGTTAGTGTCGGTATTTGTTGTCATGTAATTATTTTGTGTATTTAAGCTTGTTTTCTGTGTCATTGTATTCATTCCTTTGTTCagtctccttcttcttcttctctgccCAGGGTTTGCCATAGGCATGCCCATCTGTGAGTTTGAGCTGGTCAAGGACTCGGAGGTGCAGGACTTCCGGCGGAGCATACTTAGCGTGTGCAGAGAGGccatggaggagagggaggggggcggCGCCCACTCCCAGGCACTCTACGTTTACCCTCCCAATGTGGAGTCCTCCCCTGACCTTCCCCCCCACATCTACTCCAAGCTGGacaaaggtgtgtgtatgtgtgtgtgtgtgcacgcatgatgcgtttgtgtgttgcgcatatttgtgaatgtgtgaatatgtcagAGAATCGGATTCATTggtcttcctcatcttcctcaccTTGTCCCTCCTCTCGCTCTTCCACTTAATTTCATTTTTGAATTCAATAAGCTTTATTGCCACGGCCATTCACAAAagaaacagtgttgccaaagcatataCAGTGCAGAAatgtcctctctctgtcttctcccattcatctcttgctctctccattttctcttccctctttctctttcatctctTTGCTTCTTTCTCGTCCTCTCTCCATTTTTCTCAGTGTCTCTCATACAACTCTTTCACACTTTCTGCATCATTCTGTGTCTCTCCTTctaattcctctctctctctctctctctctccccctctcggcTGCAGGTCGTTTGATCGTGACTATCTGGGTGATCGTGTCTCCATCCAATGCCAAGCAGAAGTACACGCTGAAGATCAGCCACGACAGCCTGCCCGAGCAGCTCATTGCCGAGGCCATCCGCAAGAAGACACGCAGCATGCACCTGTCGGCGCAGCAGCTGCGCATGTGCGTGCAGGAGTACCAGGGCCAGTACATCCTCAAGGTGTGCGGCTGCGACGAGTACCTGCTGGAAAAGTACCCACTCAGTCAGTACAAGGTGTGAGGCTGCAGAAATGCCGTTCTTCCCCCACTCGGGATTTTCCTCTGGGTTTCTGTCCACTGTTTTCTGTCTTGCTCTGGAATGTTTGAAGCAGGAGAGGAGATACACACAGATTTCATTTTCAGTTTTCAGAAGTGGTGGGGATGAAGTAGGTGATTGCAGAAAAGTGATGCGGACATGTCCTATGGACACTGGCCAGAGGAATGTCTCTTTGCCATCTTCTCATCTTCCTCACCTCTCTTAGTCTCCTTTCCCCAGTCCGCATCCAAAATCACCCTCATCCCTGAGTCTGTTTCTGTCTTTATTTGccacatctctctgtctcttgtttGTGATCTTTgccttttctcctccctctcctcaggAACCTTTACATTACATACCATTATTTTGCCTCTGCCTGTGTCTGAGTTAACAGAGAAATTGGTTGCAATTCTTTTCTAGTGTGATTTGGAGTTATTAGTGCTTCTGTGATTATATAGTGTAATCTTGTACCAGGACACACTGTTCAGATAATGGAACACCAGGTCCCATttgtcattatgttgtacccaGTTTAGCCTTTAGCTCTCTCGCCTGCCTCAATCTTCTCATCATTTGTGATTAGGATCTAATGATTACAGAACAGTAGCTTCcaaacagtgtctgctaaattaatgaaTGTACATGTACTCTTGTCCTCTTACCCCTCcccgcctctctctctatggTGTGTTCAGGGAGCTGTGGTGATTTCTAAGATCTCAGTGTTCATAGCCTGTGGGGCGGTCACTGTTTTTTCTGACTAATTttctgactttctctctctctctttctctctctctctctctctccctctctctctccccctctctctcctcagtacATCCGTAGCTGCATCATCGTGGGTCGGCTGCCCCACCTGATGCTGGTGTCCAAGGACAGTCTGTACAGCCAGCTCCCGGCCAGTGGCTTCGTGGCGCCCTCCTACAGCCGCCGCACGCCCCAGCCCAGCCCTTGCCCCGGCGGCAGTGACCCGTCCCCACCCCGCTCCCTATGGGCCTTCAACACGCTGCTGCGCCTGCGCCTACTCTGTGCCACCTACGTCAACGTCAACATCAGGGACATTGACAAGGTGAGATATGgatggatagagggagggagggatagatagatagatagatagatagatagatagatagaaagatagatagatagatagatagatggatagatctATCGATAGAAgagtgggtggatggatggatgaatagaGAGGGATTAAAATAGGTTGCATAACAAAGACAAACAGATGGGGGGAAGGTGTAGAGGGGCATATACAGAATGAGGAAGGCAGAGAGTTTGAATGACATAGGAATGGAAGAGTATAACTACATTTGGCATCAGCTAGACCTGTAACATCAGCACATAATTGATATTTAGGGTTAGTATCAGAAGACCAAGGATTACAGATTTGGGAGTAATATTGGGAATTAAGGAATTAAAGGTCAGTGAGTCATGTGAAAGAGAAGGGTTGTTGTCTGGAATTGAGGGATTATGATTTGTGTTTGGTGATTTAGGTAATGGGGTCAGAGGTTAGCCTAAGCTTGGGCCTGTTGTCTGTTGCAGATCTATGTCAGAACAGGCATCTATCATGGAGGAGAGCCACTCTGTGACAATGTCAACACCCAGAGAGTGCCCTGTTCCAACCCCAGGTAACGAACACCCCATTATTACATTACCCAGAGAGTGCCCTGTTCCAACCCCAGGTGACTAACACCCCAATTATTACATTACCTAACGCTCCTATCCAGTGCCACTTACTGTACAGGAAACTAAGTGCAGGGTTAAATGCCTTGCTCAGAGGCACAATGGTGCAAGCACCTGCAAGCAatacacaacaacacaataaTAACTTTACAAGAAATTATGTACATAATAACTTACAATTATGTACACTAGGTCAGTGTACTAACGACTAACTAATATTCTCTAGCTCAAAGAAGCACTCAGTAGGGACTTTCTGAATTGGCCACATTTATTCAGgataactttctctctctgtgtgtgtccttctctcTCAGGTGGAATGAGTGGCTGACGTATGACATCTACCTGACAGATCTCCAGGTGCCACTcgtcctctgtctctccatctgctCAGTGAAGGGACGCAAGGGAGCCAAAGAGGTGACATCTCACCCTTGACCTCAAACACCCAGTTTTATGTTCAGATTTAGGGGTTATTAtaacacacacgatacacacacagttatggaCATGCCAGGCACAAGGAGTGCTGATGTTGAACTCTAGTTATATACACAGTACCATTTAAAGCCGCCAGTTGGCCagatttttgatcatattcactgaaaccgacatatgctccgacagaacaacatcaATCAgacggttttagaaaaaacctgcacttctacctccacctagagctctgttatttgttttgcaaaatccACAGcttgagagttgtaaacattcaataTTTTGGCAactcccctcaatctgtcagacttgccaactgcagctttaagtttTTTGTTTCTGCCCATGTATTTGTTTCagtgtttgttttattgtttgtgtctgtaattttgtgtgttatacatatatacatatgattgggtgtctctctctctctgtgtgtccttCTCTCTCAGGTGGAATGAGTGGCTGACGTATGACATCTACCTGACAGATCTCCCGCGTGCCActcgtctctgtctctccatctgctCAGTGAAGGGACGCAAGGGAGCCAAAGAGGTGACATCTCACCCTTGACCTCAAACACCCAGTTTTATGTTCAGATTTAGGGGTTATtataacacacacgcatacacacacagttatggaCATGCCAGGCACAAGGAGTGCTGATGTTAGAACTCTAGTTATATACACAGTACCATTTAAAGCCGCAGTTGGCCagattttttgatcatattcactgaaaccgacactatgctccgacagaacaacatcaATCAgacggttttagaaaaaaacctgcacttctacctccacctagagcctgttatttgttttgcaaaaatccacagcttgagagttgtaaacattcaataTTTTGGCTaaatcccctcaatctgtcagacttgccaactgcagctttaagtttTTGTTTCTGCCCATGTATTTGTTTCagtgtttgttttattgtttgtgtctgtaatttttgtgtgttatacatatatacatatgatTGTGGGTGCACAGACAtccatgtgtgagtgtttttgtcTCCCTGTACATGCTGTATGTGCCTTGcttacctctttctctctgtgtgtgtgtgtgtgtgtgtgtgtgtgtgtgtgtgtgtgtatgtggtgtgtgtgtggtgtgtgtgtgtgtgtgtgtgtgtgtgtgtgtgtgtgtgtgtgtgtgtgcaggagcacTGTCCACTGGCCTGGGGCAATGTGAATCTGTTTGACTACAAGGACACGTTGGTGAGCGGGAAGGTGGCCCTGAGCCTTTGGCCCGTCCCGCACGGCATGGAGGACCTACTCAACCCCATTGGCGTTGCTGGATCCAACCCCAACAAGGTCAGCCACAGGGTCAGGGGTCAAAATTTAAGCGTGGGCGTCCGGTGCAGGTCAAAGTGTGGATGCCCCACATAGGTCATAAAGGTCAAGGTTCAAGGGCAGACATCCCAGACAGTTTGCAGGAGTAAAGGCCAGGGATGccccacacacaggcatcaaGCATCACAGAAGATTTTCAGAACTCTCTTCTCAGTTAAGATCTGGAGGTAAATTCTAAAATGCATTGGcgccgccagccgtaatcctgtatgcactgtgcgtacaatttttcaacgctttattcatgaaatcattcaatattacagcAATAAAGAtggcttgtgtactgtcttaaatGAAACATTCTTtgtgcacaaatgatagcctatgtttagggcaaagagaatggacatctcaacataaggaagatgatgattggtgtaaatgattggtgtaaactttgtcatgacataataagcagttctggcgcttaaaaacgcaacgttccattcaatcataaatcattcaagcgtagtgctggtcatgaaaagaaaacagcagcttaatatttttcaggtgtttaacagtaaaaggtGCATTGTTCTTAGCAGTTCGGGTTTCAagattgataagattcagttaatgtgtagagtatggatcgtctcaaagtttgggacaacccaaacagcagtgtaagcaaatccttattgttaggttacatagctgtcttttctctaggcctaggcctatcgcAAATCGCGACATAAACTCAttgatttctttatttcttGTAATTTAGCGCCTTGGGCCATGGTACGTACTATGGAATGCAACCCTAGCGGTGCCCCTGCTAAAATGTACACCATTTCTGACGGCTCCTGTGGTTCATACAAAGCTGATCAAACAAGGACATACTGACTTCACATATTGAATTAGAATATAATGTCTATGTAACCAAATCGTTAAATAAATACCCTGTCTGGTTCCCCATTTAAGCCACATGGCTCCCTCCACATAATTTCAGGTTGAAGGAAAGAAAGACGTGCGCACTGTCAAGTAGTGGGGTGGGACTTTTTGGCTAGTTTAGATTGCTGGTCAGGCCACCCAGTTTCATTCTGACCATCATGGTGAGCCCTCACCAGGAGCAGTCTGGGCTGGAGACATGGGACCTCGCCCGTGGAGTCTGCCAAAGGTTTTTTAGCAGATCCTggcaaaagaaaaacatgtgttTCCTTTTTGTGTGCTAGTTCTTGTCTGCTCACAtattccattctctctctctctctctctctctctctctctctctctctctgcccttctctctcctccatgtgGTCTTTTGCTCTGATTCACTCACCCCTCCACCATCTGTCTTTCCTCAtcaccctcttctctctcatccccttttcctcattccctctctctgcatcacATGTCACTTTTCCCCTTTCTGTTCCCCTGTTCCCTTTCTCAttcgtctctttctctcactctttttgcTTGCCTCCtcactttcttttctctcctttctctcctctgcacACGCCCCTCCTCTGTTCTGTTACCCTTTTCCTGTCCTCTTCATGCTCCTCTTTTTACTTCTTCTCCTGTATCTTCCTATTCACTCCCCCTTTCTTAATGCCCCTTTCTATttattttctctcctctgtatccttcctcctctgtttttctccccgttctctcactcctccttctcctcctgctcctcctctgttcACAGGAGACTCCGTGTGTGGAGCTGGAGTTCTCCTGGTTCAACCAGACGGTCATTTTCCCGGACGAGCAGCAGATTGAGGAGCACGCCAACTGGGTCATCTCCAGAGAGCTGGGATATAACTACTGCATGGGcctggtgaggcagagagagagtggaaaagagggagagagagagggagagggagagagactgacatTTTATTAGCAGTAAAAAGGAAACCCACAATAAGTTAACATTAAGATGTTCTAAAAACCcaagcaagaaaaaaaacacccacagagaaaacaacaaaacaaaagataaACAATTCCCCCactgagggaggaggggagagggaaatagagtgaaagagtaggcagaggagaaaaggacagagagagagagagagagagaggatgtggagaaggcagaggagggggaaaGGCATTACAACATGTGaggcagaagagagggagagagagatgtgtgtgagcaagagagaaagagagagagaaagagagtatgtgtgtgtgtgtgtgtgagagagagagagagagagagagagaggtggagcagagggagagatgaggaaaatGAGATTGGGGGAAAAGTGAGAGAAGGGAGTGGTTCAGAAAGGAGAGAGAccaagaaagagggaggggtagACATGCATAGTTTGTATTACTGTGTGTTAACATCATCATGTAGTTGTGTCTGTGATCCCCATGGTTATTACTGTTAACATCATCATGTAGTTGTGTCTGTGATCCCCATGGTTATTACTGATAACATCATCATGTAGTTGTGTCTGTGATCCCCATGGTTATTACTGTGTGTTAACATCATCATGTAGTCGTGTCTGTGATCCCCATGGTtattaggctactgtgtgtTAACATCATCATGTAGTCGTGTCTGTGATCCCCATGGTTATTACTGTGTGTTAACATCATCATGCAGTCGTGTCTGTGATCCCCATGGTTGTGACCTTTGCCCTCTGGCCTGTGTGCTGATCTCCAGAGCAGCCGCCTGGCGTGTGACAGCACGGTGTCGCAGGTGGATGGCGAGCAGTTGCGCAGCCTGTGCAGCCGAGACCCACTCTATGAGCTTTCAGAGCAGGAGAAAGACTTCCTGTGGAGGCACCGGTGAGCCACCATGTTTGTAGTTTTTTCCCTTGCCTTTCTCCTTTACTCCATCATCGCAGAGGTGATCCCTGAGTGAAAAAGCACAAATTATCtcgtggggatgggggtggggggtttccCCTGTcacattttttgtcatttctgaGAAGGCTTTGTTGTCCCAATCCTCTGTGGGAAACAGTTGCTTGTTTCCAGGATTGTTTCTTGTGTGTAGTCTGAGcctttaaaggataattccggtgtgattttgacctaaagtggcttgaaacatgataccaagtgtgaacgtatgtctcatagctcacctcagcttgtcccgtgcactcagaaatctggcgctagttagcaaatgctaccaacagggttTCGTtctggtgcctcgg
It encodes:
- the zgc:158659 gene encoding LOW QUALITY PROTEIN: phosphatidylinositol 4,5-bisphosphate 3-kinase catalytic subunit alpha isoform (The sequence of the model RefSeq protein was modified relative to this genomic sequence to represent the inferred CDS: deleted 1 base in 1 codon), translating into MAPRPSSGELWGLHLMPPRILVDCCLPNGMLVSLECLREAPLLTIKQQLFAEARKYPLYHLLQEESCYIFVGVTQEAEREEFYDETRRLCDLRLFQPLLKVIEPIGNREEKILNREIGFAIGMPICEFELVKDSEVQDFRRSILSVCREAMEEREGGGAHSQALYVYPPNVESSPDLPPHIYSKLDKGRLIVTIWVIVSPSNAKQKYTLKISHDSLPEQLIAEAIRKKTRSMHLSAQQLRMCVQEYQGQYILKVCGCDEYLLEKYPLSQYKYIRSCIIVGRLPHLMLVSKDSLYSQLPASGFVAPSYSRRTPQPSPCPGGSDPSPPRSLWAFNTLLRLRLLCATYVNVNIRDIDKIYVRTGIYHGGEPLCDNVNTQRVPCSNPRWNEWLTYDIYLTDLPRATRLCLSICSVKGRKGAKEEHCPLAWGNVNLFDYKDTLVSGKVALSLWPVPHGMEDLLNPIGVAGSNPNKETPCVELEFSWFNQTVIFPDEQQIEEHANWVISRELGYNYCMGLSSRLACDSTVSQVDGEQLRSLCSRDPLYELSEQEKDFLWRHRHYCVNIPESLPKLLQAVKWNSRDEVSQMYCLLKDWPLMQPESALELLDCNFPDPMVREFALRCLVQGLTDDKLSQYLLQLVQVLKYEMYLDNPLARFLIKKALTNQRIGHFFFWHLKSEMHNKTVSRRFGLLLEAFCRACGMYLKHLNRQVEAMDKLVNLTDTLKQEKKDETQKTQMKFLVEHMSRPDYMEALQGFVSPLNPVHQLGNLRLEECRIMSSAKRPLWLNWENPDIMSELLFTNNEVIFKNGDDLRQDMLTLQIIKIMENIWQNQGLDLRMLPYGCLSIGDCVGLIEVVKNSYTIMQIQCKGGLKGALQFNSNTLHHWIKDKNRGEAYDKAIDLFTRSCAGYCVATFILGIGDRHNSNIMVKENGQLFHIDFGHFLDHKKKKFGYKRERVPFVLTQDFLIVISKGVQECTKTKEFERFQEMCYKAYLAIRQHASLFINLFSLLLGCGMPELQSFDDIAYLRKTLALEKSQQEALEYFTKQMNDAHHGGWTTKMDWIFHTIRHMPNEH